From the genome of Etheostoma cragini isolate CJK2018 chromosome 23, CSU_Ecrag_1.0, whole genome shotgun sequence:
AAATAGAATGCAACTAATATTATCAATTATGTGATTTTTGTACTATAACATGCCAAAATGCCTACTGCCATCGATAAGACTACTGACGTTCCTATTAGTCTCAGCTGTACTTAGTGCCAATTAGCAAACATTAGCATAATTGATGTTAGCACTTAGCATTAGCTCCATGTCCAGCCTCACAGGGCAGtgagcatggctgtagactcagTGTTGTTTGCATATAATTTGGAGGAAATGACCCTTCAGTAGTATCAATTTACAGTGTTTGCATTAGCTTATGTTCATACAAAGATTCATAACGTTCTTCTTGCAGACCGACATACAGAGATACTATACATATTTCACAtagtattttaatgtttttcctcttatatatttgtttcttgactttttttaaaccatgatGTTCTGctacaatgcaacaaaacaaattgcttGTATGTGAATTCTCCTTAAACGGTTTCTGATTCCGAATGTGaagctgtgttttgtttcactgGACTAGGGTAAATTgttgcccatattatgaaaaaaacatcactttttctgggatttggggtgttattttgtgtctctggagtttccacatgcatacaaacttggaaaaaaaatgtccatcatGTTTTGAGtcagatacaggtttctgaatgtcctctgccttcagtctccgggtgagttGTCCAAAacctgcacggctttctacgtaactagccaagatggccgagacgaggtggctaaccgtagcatgctagggCTATTATGCTAGCTCATtcttaatggcaaaacactgctgcaacacacactagttcatcataatctacaaaagaactacttacatgtccctgttcttcAGCttttccacaagtgtgccctcatttagaagaagtctcccaccTAATTCTGCCTTGTACTATCCATGtgctagctgatgtgatcttacctagctactgcgcacaTGACTCCCAACAatgatagtaaagaagtgagatgtctcacgcTGTAGCTAAAAAGAAGTTTgatgtctcactttgtagctaaaacagagacctgaacacacagggtgaaaagaggctctgcagcaatgtgcagtacaacaaatatatggtcttatttgaaaaataaaccatgtaaatctattctggtacaacctcaaaatacaattatgaacctaaaaaagAGCATATTGCAGGCGCTTTAAAATCTGAAGCCCTGTGTGGTACCTTGGATAAAATAGTGTACAGCTTAGGACActgtgtgttgtgcagaagGTTTTTGACTTAAATGAGAACAAGGGGACTTTTTTGTAAGGGAGATGTTTATTTAGACAACTGAATGCATGCCAGAAAGAACTGTGTTACAGTAGCGGTAACTTTCAGCTCTCTCAATTTTGTAACTCAGAGAGACCTGAATCAGGGACACACCAAACTTTGGAGTTTTGGTAGAGAGCACTATCCGCTCTAATTTATTGCATTGACACATTACTCTTGTCATGTATTAAGGGGACAAGGGAGACAGGGGGTACCATTGTTGAATCAAAGTTTGAGGAGCTTGCATCTGCAGCTTTGGCCAGATATCATTGGTTGGTAATATCAATGTTTTGGCAAAAGAACAAAAGTAATCCACACCTTGCTTTAAGGGAACTTTACCTCTCACACAAAACACGTAGAGACGATAAAAAGATGCACTTACTGTAGGTAGCATTCACATGCAGTATAATGTGTCTTCTCCTTCAGactaaatttaacatttttctccACTATTTCTTACAGAGATTCACAGCTAATTTTTTTCAGTTCGGGGAATTATCTTACACATAATGGATAAACAAAGACGTGGAtggatttggggaaaaaagaaaacgtaaTGAAAGCATCTGTTATGAaagtaaaaggagaaaaaattgTGCTTATCGTTAGTGGGATCTCTGTCAAAAATGTAGTAATGACACAAACCCCTGTTCTGGTGCTCCTAAACTTAAGTCATTTTCAACCCTTTTCTCCCCAAAAAGGGATTCCTTGTCACAATTTCAGCCAGTTGGTCCATCAAAGTTTTCTTAATTGCTGTTGCCATTGTTTCTCCAATATATTGATGAGCCAAAAATACCGtaatatcaaaaataaatgcaaccctttcacaaaacaatgaacaataaataataatcaagtGGTGttcttgtactgtatatgtactcTATATACACAGAGAGTTTAGTTTgttgtatatatgtacacaaaACAACTGGCAGTCTATTTCAGACTGGGTTTTTAACCATAGCCTACAACTGGAATTCGTGCCCAGATTCTATAAATCccagaaaaagcaacaacataATAACTTACACAAAATCCTCAAGAGCAGAAGGGATAATGCACAATGAGACTAATATGTTGCTTGTAATTTTTGCCCCCAAAATAGAAGCACAGGTCTGGAAaggaaatataaaagaaaatgtaacatttattttaggTAGGGTgtaaagaaaaagggaaaaaagccttTAGAATTCCATAAAATAATTAGCTTATTAAAACATTGATTGACAACAACATGCACAATGCTTTCCCAGCCTCAGATGGAGAAGGTTATGACGAAGCACTTTCTTTGCACCATAGTATGGTTTATGCATGTAGTAATGcttctatttatttttgaacaTCAGGAGGGCCACTGGTGCAACCCTTCCCTTTCATCCTTTAAGAGTGCTGTTGCCTGTCTTCAGTCAAAAGAcagttctttaaaataaaagtttttaatCCATTCCGTGTACACTATCTTGAAATTCACATGCTTAGGTCAAAGAGGGCAGCAGTTTGCAGTGGATGCATTATTTCCGCTTTCACAAATGTCTGTGTATCTATTAATGTCTCCACAACTGTCCTCTCAGCATTTTAAGTCCACCTGCTTTCCAACAAACACCTCAATTAAACAGTTCTGTCCCAGTCCTATTTTAGTAGCTTATGTACAGGAGGTTGAAGTGTCTGCCAGGCAGTATCCCAGGCAACCAGCCATAGcctcacacatttacagtatgtattccAGTTTTTCAGTCCTCTGTTCATCTTTGTCCTCTTCACAGGTCATGTGCATTTGTATATGTGTCTTTGAATGAGAGCTTTATGGTGTTACACAAGTGCAGCTCATGTAGTTCTACCTAAAAGTGTGCGCCGCTGTTTTTTATGGGTCTTTGTTCTGCTGTTGTTATGGCGAGGTCACTGAATCATACATTGGAAACACAATCTATAGAAtgcgtttgtgtttttatgtgtggaTGCATtggtttgtgcttgtgtgtgtagaTCTGTCTGAATATGTGCATCTCTGTGCTTTTTCCTCAAACGCTACGTGGGGGTCTTTGAAGCTCATGGGTCCTCCTGTTGCGTCCCTTCTTATTTTCCTGCATCCGTCTCCATTTGGCCGCGTGCTGGCTGCTCGCCCGAGACCCCCCCGCGGCCTGAGAACCAGCCAGGCTGCCCTGCCCTTTCTGGACGTTTTGCGTCTTCTGATTGTTATTAGGTACCTGGCCAGTCAACGTACCCAGATTTGGTTGACTTTTCTGGGTAGTCTGGCTCCGTGCTGGCCCTTCCACTGTCGGAGCTCCAGCCTGGGGCCATGGCCTGCTCTGTGGTGGACTGGCTTGCTGCTTTTGAGCATTGGGAGCCAAAGCTTTAGGTCGTAATGCAGGGTTAGACCCACCAGTGCTGTCGGTCTTACCCTGACTGTTGCCATTGTGCGTCTTCACCCTCTTCTGTTTTCGTTCTTTCTTCCAAACTCGATCGCAAAACTCCTCCACGCTATTGAGGTCTGGGTGGtctaagagagacaggaagtctCGATACCACAGCCTGTGCTTGGGCGATTGACCTACCCCACCACCCACACTTGAAAGTCCAGGTAGGATGTCACCCAGTCTCTGGGCGGGGATGACCTGGAGGTTGAGGCGCAGTAAGGGCTGGATAAAGCCGTGTTCAACAGCTTGGCAGTGGTAGATGCCTGTGTCAGACTGCGCCAGACTGCGTATGAGCAGGCCCTGGTCTGTACGGAGCACCCTGTCATCTAGCTTGatctgaaaaaagacagaaacaaaagacaaagaaatgaataaagagcaaaaaaagttaaactcaAATTTTAGGTAAGCACAGAGAAACATTCCCCCTGTAGCAGATGAATGTGATAACAGGCCTCTCTGATCAAACTAGCATTCATTGTTCTGGACAGTGAGCCTCCACAAGTGTAGCAACAATACGGTCTCAgtacaagacaaaaaacagcactatttaaaaaaatgctaccACATCATTGATCTGAAAGGGTCTATTGTGTTGAAGCTGTGAGGATCAACGGAGGgcgtaaaaaatatatattagatAAGATGTTATATAAGATAAAAGGATTTCGGCCAAGATAGCTTTTCAAGAAAATCAAAACACTTATATCCTTATATTATAACCTGCTGGGGGGTGGTTTGCATGTGATAATCCTTACAAGTCATAGATCCGTTACTTAAACTGAACTTCCTGGATTGTATTACTGCGTCTCACAAGCACCTAAATCCACACACCCTGAATGCCCGGTTAGACAAATACAGGCCCTGTGGAAATTCAGGCAACAGTAATTGGTTACATCATGAGGTCAAAAGTCAATCTAAACATCCACAACCCAAGGTTACCACCCTTTCTAGGTCAATGAGGTTAAAGGTAAAGGGGCCAGAGGTTATTACATGATAACACATAGAAGGAAAAGCGTAGTCTTTGGCAGAGACATGATGTTTACTTTGCAGCTATTGAATTAGCGTGAAATTGAGCTGTAGTCTAAATTGAGGTGCGTGGGTTTAACAATCACCCAACTGCCTTTTTTGAGAGGAAAATCAGAATCAATGAAAGAAACATACACACCTCGAGCTTGCGGTCATCATTGGGCTTCTGCAGCTGCCAGTAAATGAGCGCTCTCTGAGACTTGGGGCTGCACTCCAGAAACATACTGCTGTTCTCCACGCCATACACACTCCTGTCCTCCACGCTGCTTCCTAAGCCATCCGTGTCGTCTActcaaaccaaaacacacacgaAAAGGGGGAATGAGAAGTGTGTGACAAAAAGGATGGAGGGTGTAGGTGTTTGCGTTAATGTCAATCAAGGTACCATGATGCTGAAGATCTGAACACTGAGAGAGAGGGTCTCCATTTCTTATGTCCTGTCGCCTGGTTCGCCTAGgaagaaaacacactgaaagTTATTGGCAGTAGAAGTGTACATGTAATTTAAGCAACACATGTTCTACACAATAGACCGGTAAGGCACTTCTCACGTTCTGTTCTCTGTACTGTTTGATTTAAACCACTAGGGGGCAATGTTCCGTAATACTAGTCCACATTTAGCTTCACCTACATTTGAGGAAGGAGAAGAGGTATTTATTGAACCTTTACTCCACTGTTAAATCGCAGgagtgaaaaaaactaaaccctGGCAAAATTGTAAGAAACATAACCGATTAGAGCAATGAAACCGCGTGCTCCATTGCCTTTTGATGAGCCGTCATTATGAAACACACGCCGCATTGTTTCACCCTTGAAATGGTTGTAAAAACAGCACTACTCTTTGTCCTCTCAATATGAAAGTCAATATGAATGATACAACAACCTGTATCAttcaggttgttgttgttttttactgcaATGGTGAGGTGTTTTCGTAGCCTGGTTTCAGAGACTAACTCGCTGTGTCTCCCCTGTCCCTAGTTGTTATGGTCTAGTTCTAAATCTCTGAAGGGTTGCTGTGAAAATCAAGCTGGGAGATGTGGGTTAAAACCAAAGGTAAGATGCGGgttggaaagaaagaaagaaatagataGAGGAGAAAAAGTTGAACCATTagatgtaaaaaagaaacagtaaaattatCATTGTGTGTTCTGCACACAAAATATGGCCACaaacatcttttcttctttacttCTGTGTACCATGCATATTTTGACACTTGTCTTTCTGTTTCGTTCTCACACATGTCCCTCCTCTGTAGGTTTCCTAGGCTAACATTCCTGTCTTTTTTGGCCGTCTGAGCACGTGCGGGGCTGGGTGTCTGGTTCTCATTCTGGGAGGGAAAATATTTGCAATGTAGAGGAGACGGTCCTGGTCTTAACCACGGGGTGTGCCACCTCCTCTGTAACCCGGCCAAGCTGGAGTATACCCACTGGCCTACTTCTGCTGGTGTGAGAAGTTATGGATGAATGAGATGCAGCCGTgtagtgctgtgtgtgtgtgtgtgtgtgtgtgtgtgtgtgtgtgtgtgtgtgtgtgtgtgtgtgtgtgtgtgagggctgAGGCGGTCAGCCTAATCCCGCTGGATACAGCAGAGGGTAATTTGAGGGTGTGTATGTTCATACCTCCTGGCTGGAGGGTGAAGCGGTCAGACAGCTCCTGTTGGTTATaatttagtgtgtttgtgtggctgtgtagatgtatgttcatgtgtgtctttttatcactgtgtgcgtgtgcgtgtgtacatcTTGATGGCAGAAGTTATAACACAGGCTGTGGGATTGTACCTTTTGGAATGCATACTTGGCCTGTGTGTATTTAATGACTGTATTTTGTGCCTGCGTAATATTTTCACTTCAGATTACTTCCATGTTTAGATGTTTTGGgttttacatgtgtgtttggCATGTAACCGTGTCTTTCTCTTGGATCGCAGCACTGGTGGAGGTCTGAGGTTACAGAAATGGGTTGTATATTGAgatgcccttgagcaaagcaTTAAAAGCCAATTGCAAGAGCAGACTGCAGGTGCACTGATAACTCCCAGGTGTGGCTGCGTATGACGGCATTTATACAAAAGGCAGGATGTTGCTGAAAAGAAGCATGCAGGCTCAGCAAACCCTCTGAGGATAAACAAAAGGTCAAAGATTGGTCTGGTGCGTGCATGCTCCTACCTCTTGGCGGTAGGAAAGTATCTCGAGCACTCGCTGCCGTCCCAGGCGCAATAAGGGTCTCTGGCCAGGCAGCACTCAGCGCAAGCTTTCCCATACACCTCGCAACGGTGTAAAGACATCTGTGATACACCCAGGCCCGAGCCAAGGTACAGCTGTTGCTGTGGAGCAAAAGAAAGAGTGAGGATGTAAAAATTGAGTATTCCTGTGAGATTCAGTTGGAAAGGTTCTAACGAAAAAGAAGGTGGCTGTGGGGTTGGGCTTTTAGCAGGCACATTAGACATCTTGGTTTTTTGGATATCAGTGTTTGCTTTAAGGCCCAGAAGTTCTCACTTCTTTAGTTTCACTTCTTGCCCTGTCAACAACCTCAGGATAAATTGTATGTGAAATCAAGTTGTTACCTGCTTTGTGGACAGCTCCATAGCAGTAATGGGAGTAGGCTCctgcacaaaacaaatataGCACAGCTGCTTTACTACCACTTCAGTGGACAGCGCGTGTATATTTATAGGCATACGCTTCATAAATTGTTGTTAACACTAAATTTTCAGTGTCTTACCCGAAAGACAGTCATCTCTTCGAGCACCACTTCTTCCAGGTCATGCCAGCTCTCTCTGGGGATTGTCACCACCTTTAGTACGGTGCCCATGTCTGAAAAAATATAGCCATTCAGATACAGCATATCATTCTGAAGGTTTGAGTGCACAGGTACATACACTCTAGGTTAAAATGAGTTTAAACTGATTATTGGGCGAAAAATACGTTACATAGGTAACAACAATCAACTTTAAATACCATGTAACTGTGACAGATTTCaataatttgtcaaaaatgtatctctaagaggaagaaaaaaggataGAACAAAAGGAGCATTTTTTTAAGTGGACAAGCCTGGTGTGAAACGTATGTTAAAGCTAAAGCTAATGACAAAGACACAGTGTGAAGTTGTGTACCTGTCCCGATGAACATGACGTCATACTGTCCGTCCTCTGCCTCCACTCTGTCCACCACCAGCTGCGAGAACTGGTAGTCCACGTCTGTTCGCACCATGATGGGACGCCCGCCTATTGGGTGCACTGGGTTGTACATGGCTGGGTGACCCCTGGCGaatgtgatgacatcatcaggaaGGTCTTTTGTGGAGTCGAATCCTCCAAATGTCTTGCTGGGGCACTGGGAATCAGACCAAAATGGCAGGCAGGTAACGTTTAGAAGGTTGACAGCACCAGATCAATGTTTCATTATCTTATGAACGGAATATGTTCTACGTGGTTTCTGTTCACCAATTTGACTTGATTGATGGTAAAATCGCTGCATTTGTGGACAATTGTTAATCTGGGAACTTACAGTTCCAGGGCGCGGGTAGGGCACCCTCCCTTGAAAAGGCACCCACTGGTAGTTGGGTCCATCTCTGTGGGCGTAGGGGCCCAGGAAAACCCTCCTGATGTCTGCCATGTTGTACATGCACACTGCTGAGCCTTTAAAGATGTTActgtggagaaagagagggagaaacttAGAAGGGacgagagacaaaaaaaaaagaaggagttTAAGGATGAAAAGACGGAGTTAGGTGGTGAGAGAAAGAACgatgacaaagacaaacaaaagggATTCATAAACAATCGGTCAATAGATAGGGATTAGGGCCTTGTGAAATACtgaagaaagacaacaaaatgaccCTTCCTCGCACAAAGACGATGGGGAACCGCAAGGTTGTCATTACCCAAGTATAGGAATGACAGATTGGAACTTCTCTTTGATTGCTTTCAGCCTCTTGAGAACAGACAGGAATTTGGGCACACCACCAACAAAACTGGAGACCTGGTTCGGAGCATATTTGAAATCCCCTCCAATATTTTGCAAGCACTCGCTCAAGCCAGATGGGTGGATTTTGCTTTCACTGGCCCGACAAAGGTCCAAAGCAGGCAAGGAGGCAGGGGGGATTttgtggatttttatttttattcatagtCCGGTCCGAGTCATCCAGGAGACAGCAATTTCTACTGTGACTTATTGAAGTGGAAAATCTGGGAGTTGCAGTGgaatttcccaaaatatatattttccaaaCAAGTCAATAAAATATGACTGTGGAGATTGAAACTAAGtaagttgaatttgtttaacAATTGTAAAGACTTGTAAGTATTTGCTTGTCGGTTAGACGCTCATAAATCTTGTTCATTCAgcagctttttgtcactttttacaaaagGCAGATTTTAATTTGGACAGTCAGTCTCTTGCAGTTGCAGAAAACTAAATGCTTCAATAAGATTCGGGACACCCTTTGTCTTGCTGACTGCAATGGGAAGTTGTATCAGACTAATTAGGGATGTGGATGTGGCATAAAGTACACACAGCCAACAGTACTCAGCAAAGCATGGAAGATGAATGGattagcatttgaaaatgttaattacAGAGAAATTCAATTAACTCTGGGGGCGAAAAAGACACTCCAATATCTATGCTTAAGAAAAAGAGCGAACATGTGTCTGTGCGGATACAAACAGTTTGAGAGAGGCACACAAAttattcagacacacacacacacacacatgtgcctCATTAAGCAGTGATATTAAAAGCCGGTCCCTCTGAATCTCTGGTCTATTCATCTCTGAAAACCGGCCACTTAGAAAACCAATTAAACCACTCCAATTCCTCAATGCCCCATAATTGAATTTTAAAGggtgcatgtgaatgtgtgtgtgtatgtgtgtgtgtgtgtcatgcgtAAGGGCACATGTGTGTACAACCACCACAGCGCACCGACCTCTTGCTTTGAATAAATTTCCAGAAATCTGAGAAAAGCCATACGGGCCTAGTGATGCAAGGCGCCTGTTGGTATGCATTCGCTTGCGTCCCCGCTCTATTCAGCCTGTCTTATCATTAGCAATGATTGATGTTGAAGTGTTTGTGCTCCTTTCATAGTAGTTCAGAGACACTACTGGACACAAAGTACCCCCTCCTCCTGCAAAATGCAaatgcatcatcatcatgataAGTGCCACCATCTGTGCCATTTCAACTCACTTATCTGCCCAGCCCCATGCCTTCACCTCTCCAGTGGCTTCAATAGAGCCCCACCCGACCTTCTGAAAACTCCATTCAAGGCTGGGGCGGTGGCCAGGGGAGAGACGTGCGTTCCTGCTGAGTGAATATCGTGTTTCTCTAGCTCACTCCTGCTACATAATCTGATTTCCCTACAAGCCTCTGCCAAGGTTTTAGTGAGAGAGGGGACAGGTAGCGGGGAACGGGGAACGGATAAAAGCAATCTCCATTCTGAGACGTGGGGAGGGGAACCACATGAGGGGAAAGCAACCATAAGACACCTGTAAGTGGATTACAGGATGCGGAGGGCTGTCTGGGAATTTGACGGGGGCACGCTTGGTAGCTCGCATTCTGCCGTGTCATTTAAAAGGGTTGGGGCATTACAGATAAAGGCACGGAATAAAGGAGGTGAAAAGGAATTATTCTTGAAAGGAAATATGaagcgtgtgtgttttttcaaagaTATAGGAAATAATGGGTCCGGGACGGTTTCCCATTGAATTTATATAGCTCCTTCTGATCTCCTAGCAAcagatcaaaaaaaaaaatatgacactACCAGCATATGTCAAGCTTTTTGAGAATGTGAGCCTTTGCACGCACATTTTGGAGGTCATCGGAAAAGATCTGGATGGGTCTGTACCTGGATGTGGTGAATACAGCGTAGATAAGTGGATTTTTCGGGTCCTTGGAGCTCATGAGAAACACATCCTCTGAAAATACAAAGCAAGAATTGGTGAAGGTGGGGTTTTTCAGCAGCATTTGAAAGAGAGTCTGTGAGGTTAACTTTTCTTCAAACACAAATGAAGAACACACACTTACGTAGTTCATCAAAGTGCGTATCAATGCCGTTGACCCCGGGCACTGAACACATTAGCCGGGCCTTGAGAAAAGTGGTCCACTTGTTCACCAGACTCCTGTGACCTCCCATGTCA
Proteins encoded in this window:
- the sema3aa gene encoding semaphorin-3aa, which codes for MDYLFGILVLLCGAVQPGRGDEPKHNVPRLKLSYKEMLETSNLVTFNGLANSSSYDAFLLDEERGRLLVGAEDHIFSFDLVNINRDHKQIAWPATPSKRDECKWAGKDLGKECSNFIRVLQPYNQTHMYICGTGAFHPICSFLEMGKRAEDNIFRLASHFENGRGKSPYDPKMLSASLLIDGELYSGTSADFMGRDFAIFRTLGEHHPLRTEQHDSRWLNDPRFVSVHLIPESDNPEDDKIFLFFKENAMDGEHTGKATIARIGQLCKNDMGGHRSLVNKWTTFLKARLMCSVPGVNGIDTHFDELQDVFLMSSKDPKNPLIYAVFTTSSNIFKGSAVCMYNMADIRRVFLGPYAHRDGPNYQWVPFQGRVPYPRPGTCPSKTFGGFDSTKDLPDDVITFARGHPAMYNPVHPIGGRPIMVRTDVDYQFSQLVVDRVEAEDGQYDVMFIGTDMGTVLKVVTIPRESWHDLEEVVLEEMTVFREPTPITAMELSTKQQQLYLGSGLGVSQMSLHRCEVYGKACAECCLARDPYCAWDGSECSRYFPTAKRRTRRQDIRNGDPLSQCSDLQHHDDTDGLGSSVEDRSVYGVENSSMFLECSPKSQRALIYWQLQKPNDDRKLEIKLDDRVLRTDQGLLIRSLAQSDTGIYHCQAVEHGFIQPLLRLNLQVIPAQRLGDILPGLSSVGGGVGQSPKHRLWYRDFLSLLDHPDLNSVEEFCDRVWKKERKQKRVKTHNGNSQGKTDSTGGSNPALRPKALAPNAQKQQASPPQSRPWPQAGAPTVEGPARSQTTQKSQPNLGTLTGQVPNNNQKTQNVQKGQGSLAGSQAAGGSRASSQHAAKWRRMQENKKGRNRRTHELQRPPRSV